In the Deinococcus metalli genome, CCTTTCTACAGCGCTCCGCACCCCGCTTCACCACCACTGCCATCATCCATTGACGCGCCCGGATCCTGTGAAGGATCCGGGCGCTCTTCTTGTGCCTGATTGAAGGGCAGCCGTGCTCTGGCTGCCCTGTGACCCGATACACTCGGCCGGTGAGTGCTTTTGAACAGGCCCGGCTGGAGGTCCAGACCCTGACCCGCAAACCGAACACGGCGCAGCTTCTGCGCCTGTACGCGCTGTACAAGCAGGGCACGCTGGGCGACGTGCAGGGCGAGCGACCCGGAGGGTTCGACCTTGCCGGCAACGCCAAGCACGATGCGTGGGCCGCCCTGCGCGGCATGGAACCTGCGCAGGCGCAGGCGGACTACGTGGCACTGGTCGCGTCGCTGCGCGCGGCGGAATCGCGCGACATCGAGTAGCGCC is a window encoding:
- a CDS encoding acyl-CoA-binding protein codes for the protein MSAFEQARLEVQTLTRKPNTAQLLRLYALYKQGTLGDVQGERPGGFDLAGNAKHDAWAALRGMEPAQAQADYVALVASLRAAESRDIE